The following are encoded in a window of Arthrobacter sp. NicSoilB4 genomic DNA:
- a CDS encoding sugar ABC transporter permease: MNGSPGTVSTTQEPADVDHTAHRTTVEDLKALHRRRPFGVWFKDKGWRHLVGIAVTIFAIFPLLYVLSAAFNSTGTLVGSNALFSRIDFGNFVELFNNPSRPYARWFVNTMVVGVVTSAATVFLGAMAAYAFSRMRFKGRRIGLLSLLLLQMFPQLLAVVAIFLLLSGISEVIPALGLGSQLGLIMVYLGGALGVNTYLMYGFFNTVPQSLDEAAKIDGASHTQIFFGIIMRLVTPILAVVGLLSFIGISGEFVIASVVLTDPDSQTLAVGLYSFVAQQRSENWGVFAAGAVLAAVPVMALFLFLQRYIVSGLTQGSVKG, from the coding sequence ATGAACGGGTCACCAGGCACCGTCAGTACAACGCAGGAACCGGCCGACGTCGATCACACAGCCCACCGCACAACGGTCGAAGACCTGAAGGCGCTTCACCGCCGTCGCCCCTTCGGCGTCTGGTTCAAGGACAAGGGCTGGCGCCACCTCGTAGGCATAGCCGTGACGATCTTCGCGATCTTCCCGCTGCTCTACGTCCTCTCCGCCGCGTTCAACTCCACCGGCACGTTGGTGGGCTCCAACGCGCTGTTCAGCCGCATCGACTTCGGGAACTTCGTCGAACTGTTCAATAACCCCTCGCGGCCCTATGCCCGCTGGTTCGTGAACACCATGGTGGTGGGCGTCGTGACGTCCGCGGCCACCGTGTTCCTCGGCGCAATGGCGGCGTATGCGTTCTCCCGGATGCGCTTCAAGGGCCGCCGGATCGGCCTGCTCAGCCTGCTCCTGCTGCAGATGTTCCCGCAGCTGCTCGCCGTCGTCGCGATCTTCCTGCTGCTCAGCGGCATCTCCGAGGTCATCCCGGCGCTCGGCCTCGGCAGCCAGCTGGGCCTCATCATGGTCTACCTCGGCGGCGCCCTGGGCGTGAACACCTACCTGATGTACGGCTTCTTCAACACCGTCCCGCAGTCCCTCGACGAGGCGGCCAAGATCGACGGCGCCAGCCATACGCAGATCTTCTTCGGCATCATCATGCGCCTGGTCACACCGATCCTGGCCGTGGTGGGCCTGCTGTCCTTCATCGGCATTTCCGGTGAATTCGTGATCGCCAGCGTGGTGCTCACGGACCCGGACAGCCAGACCCTCGCCGTCGGCCTGTATTCCTTCGTGGCCCAGCAGCGGTCCGAAAACTGGGGCGTCTTCGCCGCCGGCGCCGTGCTCGCCGCCGTGCCCGTAATGGCCCTGTTCCTCTTCCTGCAGCGCTACATCGTTAGCGGGCTCACCCAGGGCTCGGTGAAGGGCTAG
- a CDS encoding glycoside hydrolase family 13 protein produces the protein MTGLGTTGPGSNGFGRAGTGTLGLLPHHDGSGLHAPEQAALGDEAILRVRVPAGWGRAARVWLRSIHDGEPRYAPCSNLGEADGWVWWQAAMTVTNPVARYRFLLEVPAGHTAADDGGSGAAAGELRYWSLNAQGLFSRDVSDYADFRLTTFPAAPQWLRRGTMYQIFPDRFARSARGSAHAVPDWAVPCDWDSTQVQGASAQTPVQFYGGDLHGITEHLDHIRQLGADVIYLTPFFPARSNHRYDASTFASVDPLLGGDLALVELVEAAHARGLKVMGDLTANHSGDAHEWFRHALAEPDSEEAGYYHFNEDRTGYEAWYGVPSLPKLNWASPGLKERFVLADDSPVARWLKPPFNLDGWRIDVGNMTGRLGATDLNQDVARLIADRVRAINPEAALLAEATNDAAPDFSGEHWHGAMTYSNFTRPLWSWLAGDAAHVNFFGTPLPGPNRTRAEDFLATHLDLSAAFSWAVRQQNMNALNSHDTARAATVMIDGGQRLGAALMFTLPGVPVVFAGDEFGLKGHNGEASRTPMPWNDPDRILDDFREDYAALAALRRDQPALAGGGIRWLHAHGDALAFVRETARSSVLVVVARAAAEVKLPAGILTDAQFGALDGDPVFSTDQFSTAPFSTASFSTAPPGDVQIRVGGAAPGALICTRGPAAGVWVLPGTPLPGATPPRAAQSCAPESAP, from the coding sequence ATGACCGGGCTGGGCACGACCGGGCCGGGCAGCAACGGGTTCGGTAGGGCCGGGACGGGCACGTTGGGGCTGCTGCCGCACCACGACGGGTCCGGCCTGCACGCCCCGGAACAGGCGGCGCTCGGTGACGAGGCCATACTGCGGGTCCGCGTTCCCGCCGGCTGGGGACGCGCCGCACGGGTCTGGCTCCGTTCGATCCACGACGGCGAGCCGCGCTATGCGCCGTGCTCCAACCTCGGTGAGGCGGACGGCTGGGTGTGGTGGCAGGCGGCCATGACAGTCACCAACCCGGTGGCCCGGTACCGCTTCCTGCTGGAGGTCCCGGCCGGGCACACAGCTGCCGACGACGGCGGGTCGGGCGCGGCGGCAGGAGAGCTGCGCTACTGGAGCCTGAACGCCCAGGGCCTCTTCAGCCGGGACGTCTCCGACTACGCGGACTTCAGGCTGACCACGTTCCCGGCAGCGCCGCAGTGGCTCCGCCGGGGCACGATGTACCAGATCTTCCCGGACCGCTTCGCCCGCTCGGCCCGGGGCTCGGCGCACGCGGTCCCGGACTGGGCCGTGCCCTGCGACTGGGACAGCACCCAGGTGCAGGGCGCCTCCGCGCAGACGCCCGTGCAGTTCTACGGCGGCGACCTGCACGGCATCACGGAGCACCTGGACCACATCCGGCAGCTCGGCGCGGACGTCATCTACCTGACGCCGTTCTTCCCGGCGCGCTCCAACCACCGCTACGACGCCTCGACTTTTGCGTCCGTGGATCCGCTGCTCGGCGGTGACCTGGCCCTGGTGGAGCTCGTTGAGGCGGCGCACGCCCGCGGCCTGAAGGTGATGGGCGACCTTACCGCCAACCACTCCGGCGACGCCCACGAATGGTTCCGGCATGCCCTCGCCGAACCGGATTCCGAGGAGGCGGGCTACTACCACTTCAACGAGGACCGCACAGGGTACGAAGCCTGGTACGGCGTCCCTTCGCTGCCGAAACTCAACTGGGCCTCGCCGGGCCTCAAGGAAAGATTCGTCCTGGCTGACGACTCACCCGTCGCCCGCTGGCTCAAGCCGCCCTTCAACCTGGATGGCTGGCGGATCGACGTCGGCAACATGACCGGACGGCTCGGCGCGACGGATCTGAACCAGGACGTGGCCCGGCTGATCGCCGACCGGGTCCGCGCCATCAACCCGGAGGCGGCCCTGCTGGCCGAGGCCACCAACGACGCCGCCCCGGACTTTAGTGGCGAACACTGGCACGGCGCCATGACGTACTCCAACTTCACCCGGCCGCTCTGGTCCTGGCTCGCCGGAGACGCCGCACACGTCAACTTCTTCGGCACGCCCCTGCCCGGCCCCAACCGGACACGCGCCGAGGACTTCCTGGCCACCCACCTGGACCTGTCGGCAGCCTTCAGCTGGGCCGTCCGGCAGCAGAACATGAACGCGCTGAACAGCCACGACACCGCCCGGGCGGCGACAGTCATGATCGACGGCGGCCAGCGGCTCGGGGCGGCGCTGATGTTTACGCTGCCCGGCGTCCCCGTCGTATTCGCAGGCGACGAATTCGGGCTCAAGGGACACAACGGGGAAGCCTCCCGGACGCCGATGCCCTGGAACGACCCGGACCGGATCCTCGACGACTTCCGCGAGGACTACGCCGCACTCGCCGCGCTGCGCCGGGACCAGCCCGCCCTGGCCGGCGGCGGAATCCGCTGGCTGCACGCGCACGGGGACGCGCTGGCGTTTGTGCGCGAAACGGCACGGAGTTCCGTGCTCGTCGTCGTGGCCAGGGCTGCCGCGGAGGTGAAGCTTCCGGCAGGGATACTCACCGACGCCCAGTTCGGCGCGCTCGACGGGGATCCGGTCTTCAGCACTGATCAGTTCAGCACGGCCCCCTTCAGCACAGCCTCCTTCAGCACAGCTCCCCCGGGGGACGTGCAGATCAGGGTGGGTGGCGCGGCCCCAGGCGCCCTGATCTGCACCCGCGGCCCCGCGGCCGGGGTGTGGGTGCTTCCCGGCACGCCGCTGCCTGGAGCCACGCCGCCCAGGGCAGCCCAATCTTGCGCACCCGAATCCGCGCCATAG
- a CDS encoding FAD-linked oxidase C-terminal domain-containing protein, whose translation MSIIDELTSALDPAKIALDASTLGVYAVDQAPVLDYQLPQAVVHAESIEDVQATVRACAAHGVALVARGAGTGVSGGAHASKDCVVLSLERMNRILDLNPDDETAVVEPGVINADLNAAAAAHGLMYAPDPASFKLSTIGGNVATNAGGLRCAKYGVTRDSVLALEVVLADGSLIHTGHQTFKGVAGYDLTGLFVGSEGTLGIVVGVTVRLKYLPQDVHTIAAFYPDFRSAAAGVLAVGRARVQPAIMELLDSGSLAQLDEIHGSDLAARGQSLLLIQTDGFGAAAEAAAIRPVLVAGGAVVTMEASAEAERLVDLRRNSRGVEVDDEYRVGEDVAVPRSRLVDYVAELEAMATAYGVRLKVVAHAGDGNLHPTFWVDRVDAAADADAIERLGAALDKSITVALAMGGTITGEHGIGQFKLRWLGLEQKEPVRELQRRIKELFDPAGILNPGKAI comes from the coding sequence ATGAGCATCATCGACGAGCTCACTTCTGCCCTGGACCCGGCGAAGATCGCGCTGGATGCCTCCACCCTTGGCGTCTATGCCGTGGACCAGGCACCGGTTCTGGACTACCAGCTGCCGCAGGCCGTGGTCCATGCCGAATCGATCGAAGACGTCCAGGCCACCGTCCGCGCCTGCGCCGCCCACGGCGTGGCGCTGGTGGCCCGCGGCGCCGGCACCGGCGTTTCGGGTGGCGCGCACGCCAGCAAGGACTGCGTGGTGCTGAGCCTGGAACGGATGAACCGCATCCTGGACCTCAACCCCGACGACGAGACGGCCGTGGTTGAACCCGGGGTGATCAACGCCGACCTCAACGCCGCCGCCGCCGCGCACGGGCTGATGTACGCCCCGGACCCGGCCAGTTTCAAGCTCTCCACCATCGGCGGCAACGTTGCCACCAACGCCGGGGGCCTGCGCTGCGCCAAGTACGGGGTCACCCGGGACTCGGTGCTGGCGCTCGAGGTCGTGCTGGCGGACGGCTCCCTCATCCACACCGGCCACCAGACCTTCAAGGGCGTCGCCGGCTACGACCTCACCGGTCTGTTCGTCGGCTCCGAGGGGACGCTGGGAATCGTGGTCGGCGTCACCGTCCGGCTCAAGTACCTCCCGCAGGACGTCCACACCATCGCAGCTTTCTACCCGGACTTCCGCAGCGCCGCGGCCGGCGTCCTGGCCGTGGGACGGGCCCGCGTGCAGCCGGCCATCATGGAACTCCTCGACAGCGGCAGCCTGGCCCAGCTCGACGAGATCCACGGTTCGGACCTCGCCGCCCGGGGGCAGTCCCTGCTGCTGATCCAGACCGACGGCTTCGGCGCAGCGGCGGAGGCGGCGGCGATCCGGCCCGTCCTCGTGGCGGGCGGGGCAGTGGTGACGATGGAGGCCAGCGCCGAGGCGGAGCGTCTCGTGGACCTGCGGCGCAACAGCCGGGGCGTGGAAGTCGACGACGAATACCGGGTGGGTGAGGACGTCGCCGTTCCGCGCTCCCGGCTGGTGGACTACGTCGCCGAGCTGGAGGCCATGGCAACGGCGTACGGCGTCCGGCTCAAGGTGGTGGCGCACGCCGGCGACGGGAACCTGCACCCCACGTTCTGGGTGGACCGGGTGGACGCCGCTGCCGACGCTGACGCCATCGAGCGGCTCGGCGCCGCGCTGGACAAATCCATCACCGTGGCTCTCGCGATGGGTGGCACCATCACGGGGGAGCACGGGATCGGCCAGTTCAAGCTGCGCTGGCTGGGCCTGGAGCAGAAGGAGCCCGTGCGCGAACTGCAGCGCCGGATCAAGGAACTGTTCGACCCGGCGGGCATCCTGAATCCCGGCAAGGCGATTTAG
- a CDS encoding DUF4032 domain-containing protein, producing MTEQSPSTEDNSAHWHDEPTDYGQIGKLPRFEAASANDSKGSVASSSLSITAAATEPELLDLPWHIALEDWPAEYLAALPRGISRHIVRFAHLGGSVIAIKETSEHVARHEYHMLRKLARLDVPCVEPVAVITGRTTPEGRPLNPVLVTRHLKFSMPYRALFSQMLRKDTLTRLIDAQALLLVRLHLIGFYWGDVSLSNTLFRRDAGAFAAYLVDAETGELYPDLSTGQREYDLEIARVNIAGELMDLLDGGLIEEKVDPVATSELIMDSYRRLWTELTEKESFEIGERWRVAARIRKLNELGFDVEEYAIKTTQNGSTIQLQPKVVDAGHHQRRLLRLTGLDAQENQARRLLNDMDSFRADNNPGMDEEYSAHLWVSQIFEPIVRSIPRDLSGKLEPAEAVHEILEHRWYMSEKENRHIPLAEAVQSYIDSELRHRRDEAAIMLNPDTGLLKILEVETEESRYGADESIDEYPDADD from the coding sequence ATGACCGAGCAAAGCCCCAGCACCGAGGACAACAGTGCCCATTGGCACGACGAACCTACCGACTACGGCCAGATCGGCAAACTGCCCCGGTTCGAAGCCGCCAGCGCCAATGACAGCAAGGGGTCCGTGGCCTCGAGCTCGCTGAGCATCACGGCCGCCGCCACCGAGCCGGAGCTCCTGGACCTGCCGTGGCACATCGCGCTGGAGGACTGGCCTGCGGAATACCTCGCCGCCCTCCCCCGCGGCATTTCCCGCCACATTGTGCGCTTCGCCCATCTTGGCGGCTCGGTCATCGCCATCAAGGAAACCTCCGAACACGTGGCCCGCCACGAGTACCACATGCTCCGCAAGCTCGCCCGGCTGGACGTCCCCTGCGTGGAACCCGTCGCCGTCATCACGGGGCGCACCACCCCGGAGGGCCGGCCGCTGAACCCCGTGCTGGTCACCCGGCACCTGAAGTTCTCCATGCCGTACCGCGCGCTCTTCTCACAGATGCTGCGCAAGGACACCCTGACCCGCCTGATCGACGCGCAGGCCCTCCTGCTGGTCCGCCTGCACCTGATCGGCTTCTACTGGGGCGACGTCTCGCTGTCCAACACGCTGTTCCGCCGCGACGCCGGCGCATTCGCCGCCTACCTCGTGGACGCGGAGACCGGCGAGCTGTATCCGGACCTCTCCACCGGCCAGCGCGAATACGATCTCGAAATCGCCCGCGTCAACATCGCCGGGGAGCTGATGGACCTGCTCGACGGCGGACTCATCGAGGAAAAAGTGGACCCCGTGGCCACCAGCGAACTCATCATGGACAGCTACCGGCGCCTTTGGACCGAGCTGACCGAGAAGGAATCGTTCGAGATCGGCGAACGCTGGCGGGTGGCCGCCCGCATCCGCAAGCTCAACGAGCTGGGGTTCGACGTCGAGGAATACGCGATCAAGACGACGCAGAACGGCTCCACTATCCAGCTCCAGCCCAAAGTGGTCGACGCCGGCCACCACCAGCGCCGGCTGCTGCGCCTGACCGGCCTGGACGCACAGGAAAACCAGGCCCGCCGGCTCCTGAACGACATGGATTCCTTCCGTGCGGACAACAACCCCGGGATGGACGAGGAATACAGCGCCCACCTGTGGGTCAGCCAGATCTTCGAACCGATTGTCCGCTCCATCCCCCGCGACCTGTCCGGGAAGCTGGAGCCGGCGGAGGCTGTGCACGAGATCCTCGAGCACCGCTGGTACATGTCGGAGAAGGAGAACCGGCACATCCCGCTTGCCGAAGCAGTGCAGTCCTACATTGACTCCGAGCTGCGCCACCGCAGGGACGAGGCCGCCATCATGCTCAACCCGGACACGGGACTGCTCAAGATCCTGGAAGTGGAGACTGAGGAATCGCGCTACGGCGCCGACGAGTCCATCGACGAGTACCCGGACGCCGACGACTAG
- the ugpC gene encoding sn-glycerol-3-phosphate ABC transporter ATP-binding protein UgpC yields MATVTFDNATRLYPGTDKPAVDKLNIEIADGEFLVLVGPSGCGKSTSLRMLAGLEDVNAGRILIGDRDVTDVPPKDRDIAMVFQNYALYPHMTVADNMGFALKIAGVSKEERAERVREAAKLLDLEPYLDRKPKALSGGQRQRVAMGRAIVRNPQVFLMDEPLSNLDAKLRVQTRTQIASLTRRLGVTTVYVTHDQVEAMTMGDRVAVLKDGLLMQVDTPRNLYDKPKNVFVAGFIGSPAMNLLELPVVDGGVQFGGTVYPVPRDVLEEAHGQTVTVGSRPEDLETAPEGEGLHVEVDVVEELGADAYVYGHTTLDGQSHDIVARVDGRRPPMKGESIWVRPQSGHVHLFDTKTGLRLGD; encoded by the coding sequence GTGGCTACAGTTACTTTTGATAACGCAACACGTCTGTACCCGGGCACGGATAAGCCCGCTGTTGACAAGCTCAACATTGAAATCGCCGACGGCGAATTCCTGGTCCTCGTTGGACCCTCCGGCTGTGGCAAGTCGACCTCCCTACGAATGCTTGCAGGTCTTGAGGACGTCAACGCCGGCCGGATCCTGATTGGCGACCGCGACGTCACCGACGTTCCCCCCAAGGACCGCGACATCGCCATGGTTTTCCAGAACTACGCGCTGTACCCGCACATGACGGTTGCCGACAACATGGGCTTCGCCCTGAAGATCGCCGGCGTCAGCAAGGAAGAGCGCGCCGAGCGTGTCCGTGAAGCTGCCAAGCTCCTGGACCTCGAACCGTACCTGGACCGCAAGCCGAAGGCACTCTCTGGCGGCCAGCGCCAGCGTGTCGCCATGGGCCGCGCCATCGTGCGTAACCCGCAGGTCTTCCTTATGGATGAGCCGCTGTCCAACCTTGACGCCAAGCTGCGCGTGCAGACCCGCACCCAGATCGCGTCCCTGACCCGCCGCCTGGGCGTCACCACTGTCTACGTGACCCACGACCAGGTCGAGGCCATGACCATGGGTGACCGCGTCGCCGTGCTGAAGGACGGCCTGCTGATGCAGGTCGACACCCCGCGCAACCTGTACGACAAGCCGAAGAACGTCTTTGTCGCCGGCTTCATCGGCTCCCCCGCGATGAACCTGCTCGAGCTTCCCGTCGTCGACGGCGGCGTCCAGTTCGGCGGGACCGTGTACCCGGTGCCGCGCGATGTCCTCGAGGAAGCCCACGGCCAGACTGTCACGGTCGGTTCCCGCCCGGAAGACCTCGAGACCGCACCGGAGGGCGAAGGCCTGCACGTTGAGGTCGACGTCGTCGAGGAGCTCGGCGCCGACGCCTACGTCTACGGCCACACCACGCTGGACGGCCAGAGCCACGACATCGTGGCCCGTGTCGACGGCCGCCGTCCCCCGATGAAGGGCGAGTCCATCTGGGTCCGTCCGCAGTCAGGCCACGTACACCTGTTCGACACCAAGACGGGTCTGCGCCTGGGCGACTAG
- the otsB gene encoding trehalose-phosphatase yields the protein MTPELSPEQTPLSLSPDLLEAVHAIAATEHLLVAMDFDGTMSPLVDHAGDARALPRSAAAFAALTELPRTTTALISGRALDSLRAVAFPPEKTLLVGSHGAEVWMGPGSSKLELDDARRELLAQVRRELEGIVEEAPGTLLEDKPAGVVLHTRLATADVAEDAVAAARAVLQDRPGVFLKSGNRVLETSVIHASKGEGIAFLRQATGATATIFAGDDTTDEDALARLLPGDLGVKVGLDFTQAQFRVEAPVHVAELLEALLRERKSALGL from the coding sequence ATGACTCCTGAGCTATCACCGGAGCAGACCCCCCTTTCGCTCTCCCCGGACCTGCTGGAGGCAGTGCACGCCATCGCCGCGACGGAGCACCTGCTCGTCGCTATGGATTTTGACGGCACCATGTCCCCGCTCGTGGACCATGCCGGGGACGCACGCGCCCTCCCCCGCTCGGCAGCGGCTTTCGCCGCCCTCACGGAACTACCGCGGACGACGACGGCGCTCATCTCCGGCCGGGCGCTGGACAGCCTGCGGGCGGTCGCCTTCCCCCCGGAGAAGACCCTGCTGGTCGGCAGCCACGGCGCGGAGGTCTGGATGGGACCCGGTTCCTCGAAGCTGGAACTCGACGACGCCCGGCGGGAACTGCTCGCCCAGGTCCGGCGCGAGCTGGAGGGCATTGTGGAAGAGGCGCCAGGCACCCTGCTGGAAGACAAGCCGGCCGGCGTCGTACTGCACACCCGGCTGGCCACGGCGGACGTCGCCGAGGACGCCGTCGCGGCGGCCCGGGCCGTCCTGCAGGACCGGCCCGGCGTCTTCCTGAAGAGCGGCAACCGTGTGCTGGAGACCTCCGTGATCCATGCCTCGAAAGGGGAAGGCATAGCGTTCCTCCGCCAGGCGACAGGCGCGACCGCCACCATCTTCGCCGGCGACGACACCACCGACGAGGACGCCCTTGCCCGGCTGCTCCCAGGGGACCTCGGCGTGAAGGTGGGCCTGGACTTCACCCAGGCCCAGTTCCGGGTCGAGGCTCCGGTCCACGTGGCGGAGTTGCTGGAAGCCCTGCTGCGGGAACGGAAGAGCGCCCTCGGCCTCTGA
- a CDS encoding trehalose-6-phosphate synthase yields MVVSNRLPVDRCSPDEPGCEDGWRRSPGGLVTALAPMMTKTDGAWVGWHGAPDEHLQPFTHGGIDLVPVQLSTQDIELFYEGFSNATLWPLYHDVIAPPEFHRTWWDSYRKVNRRFADAVIHHASPGATVWVQDYQLQLVPKMLREARPDLTIGFFNHIPFPPPEIFAQLPWRRAIIDGLLGADLVGFQRSSDAGNFMRSARRFLGASVKQQQVHVKGTDGETTHIARAQAFPISIDVKAISELAGNPEIIERAKQIRRDLGNPKTILLGVDRLDYTKGIRHRLKAYEELLQDGEVTVEDATLIQVASPSRERVEQYRLLREEVEGTVGHINGTYDTMQNTAVRYLHHSYPVEEMVALYLAADVMLVTALRDGMNLVAKEYVTARTNNDGALVLSEFAGAADQLKQALLMNPHDIDGLKDTIMRAVDMQPAEAARRMRAMRKQILDHDVDLWSADFLNALKEKVIRDDS; encoded by the coding sequence ATGGTGGTGTCCAACCGCCTGCCTGTCGACCGGTGCTCCCCGGATGAGCCTGGTTGCGAGGACGGCTGGCGCCGCTCCCCCGGCGGCCTGGTCACGGCCCTTGCACCCATGATGACAAAGACCGACGGCGCGTGGGTGGGCTGGCACGGCGCACCGGACGAGCACCTCCAGCCGTTCACCCACGGCGGCATCGACCTCGTTCCGGTCCAGCTGAGCACGCAGGACATCGAACTCTTCTACGAGGGCTTCTCCAACGCCACGCTCTGGCCGCTTTACCACGACGTGATTGCGCCGCCGGAGTTCCACCGGACCTGGTGGGACTCCTACCGCAAGGTCAACCGCCGGTTCGCGGACGCTGTCATCCACCACGCCAGCCCCGGCGCCACGGTCTGGGTCCAGGACTACCAGCTGCAGCTCGTTCCGAAAATGCTCCGCGAGGCGCGCCCGGATCTCACGATCGGCTTCTTCAACCACATTCCCTTCCCGCCGCCGGAGATCTTCGCGCAACTGCCCTGGCGCCGAGCCATCATCGACGGCCTGCTGGGCGCGGACCTGGTGGGCTTCCAGCGCAGCAGCGACGCCGGCAACTTCATGCGCTCGGCCCGCCGGTTCCTCGGCGCCAGCGTCAAGCAGCAGCAGGTCCACGTCAAGGGCACCGACGGCGAGACCACCCACATTGCCCGCGCCCAGGCCTTCCCGATCTCCATCGATGTCAAAGCGATCAGCGAGCTGGCCGGCAACCCGGAGATCATCGAGCGCGCCAAGCAGATCCGCCGCGACCTCGGCAATCCCAAGACCATCCTGCTGGGCGTCGACCGGCTGGATTACACCAAGGGAATCCGGCACCGGCTGAAGGCCTACGAGGAGCTCCTGCAGGACGGCGAGGTCACTGTGGAGGACGCCACCCTGATCCAGGTGGCCAGCCCCAGCCGCGAGCGGGTGGAGCAGTACCGCCTGCTGCGCGAGGAAGTGGAAGGCACCGTCGGCCACATCAACGGCACCTACGACACGATGCAGAACACCGCGGTCCGGTACCTGCACCACAGCTACCCGGTCGAGGAGATGGTGGCGCTGTACCTGGCGGCCGACGTTATGCTCGTCACGGCCTTGCGGGACGGGATGAACCTGGTGGCCAAGGAGTATGTCACGGCCCGTACCAACAACGACGGCGCCCTGGTGCTGAGCGAGTTCGCGGGCGCCGCGGACCAGCTCAAGCAGGCCCTGCTCATGAACCCGCACGACATCGACGGCCTCAAGGACACCATCATGAGGGCCGTGGACATGCAGCCCGCCGAAGCCGCCCGCCGGATGCGCGCGATGCGCAAACAAATCCTGGACCACGACGTCGATCTTTGGTCCGCCGACTTCCTGAACGCGCTCAAGGAAAAGGTGATCCGCGATGACTCCTGA
- a CDS encoding DsbA family protein — protein sequence MSPANEPRQSKSERTAAAREKAREIREAQLKKDKRNKLLIGWGIVVAVVAIIVVVALVVTSNIQNNAPVADEGPTPANGNVYGGVTLLANTEVAKTEPATVRIADIPAPAATPPAVVTAPGAEAEAGKPVKVVLYIDFICPVCKNFETQYNETLTNLRNEGKITVEYRPLGFLDTRSTTNYSSRAANAAACVVNESPEKYADFVNVLFEKQPQEGGAGISDADLKKMATDVGAKSIDTCVEQKTFRPWVKYTTQQAASIGVTGTPTVFVDGQQWGKGESAQTPFEQFLQAAIDAKQ from the coding sequence ATGAGCCCCGCAAACGAACCCCGTCAGTCCAAGTCAGAGCGAACTGCCGCGGCCCGCGAGAAAGCCCGTGAGATCCGCGAGGCGCAGCTGAAGAAGGACAAGCGCAACAAGCTGCTCATCGGCTGGGGCATCGTCGTCGCCGTCGTCGCCATCATTGTTGTGGTGGCGCTGGTGGTTACCTCAAACATCCAGAACAACGCGCCGGTCGCGGACGAGGGACCCACCCCTGCCAACGGCAACGTCTACGGCGGCGTGACGCTGCTGGCCAACACCGAGGTGGCGAAGACGGAACCCGCCACCGTCCGGATCGCCGACATTCCCGCTCCGGCCGCAACCCCGCCGGCAGTGGTGACGGCGCCGGGCGCCGAAGCCGAGGCCGGCAAGCCGGTCAAGGTGGTTCTCTACATCGACTTCATCTGCCCGGTGTGCAAGAACTTCGAGACCCAGTACAACGAGACGCTCACGAACCTTCGCAACGAAGGCAAGATCACCGTGGAGTACCGTCCGCTGGGCTTCCTGGACACCCGCTCCACCACCAACTACTCCTCCCGCGCGGCCAACGCGGCGGCATGCGTCGTGAACGAATCGCCGGAGAAGTACGCCGACTTCGTCAATGTGCTTTTTGAGAAGCAGCCCCAAGAGGGCGGCGCCGGCATCTCGGATGCGGATCTGAAGAAGATGGCAACCGACGTCGGGGCCAAGAGCATCGATACGTGCGTGGAGCAGAAGACCTTCCGCCCGTGGGTCAAGTACACCACCCAGCAGGCTGCCTCCATCGGCGTCACCGGCACACCCACCGTCTTCGTTGACGGCCAGCAGTGGGGCAAGGGCGAGAGCGCCCAGACCCCGTTCGAGCAGTTCCTGCAGGCCGCGATCGACGCGAAGCAGTAA
- a CDS encoding GyrI-like domain-containing protein — protein MTQANPEKTPDIKSTQLDEQPTAVLRESVPMNTLKEFFGRAYQAVLAVAEQQQVQLAGPPFALYHGMPTDVVDVEAGFPVAAPLPWPGSEGGVTAGSLPAGRAMEAMHVGPYEKLPETYSAITGKMRAEGLTPGDMMWEYYLSDPAAEPDPAKWKTLIVWPVA, from the coding sequence ATGACCCAAGCGAATCCGGAAAAGACGCCGGACATCAAGTCCACCCAACTCGACGAACAGCCGACGGCGGTGCTGCGCGAATCCGTTCCAATGAACACCTTGAAAGAGTTCTTTGGCCGCGCCTACCAGGCCGTGCTGGCCGTGGCAGAACAGCAGCAGGTCCAACTGGCCGGCCCGCCGTTCGCCCTCTACCACGGGATGCCGACCGACGTCGTCGACGTGGAGGCGGGCTTTCCGGTGGCGGCGCCGCTGCCGTGGCCGGGCAGCGAAGGGGGAGTGACAGCGGGATCCCTTCCCGCCGGCCGCGCCATGGAAGCGATGCACGTGGGGCCGTACGAGAAACTACCGGAGACGTACAGCGCCATCACGGGGAAAATGCGGGCCGAGGGACTGACCCCGGGGGACATGATGTGGGAGTACTACCTCAGCGACCCGGCCGCCGAGCCTGACCCGGCAAAGTGGAAGACACTCATCGTCTGGCCGGTGGCCTGA